A segment of the Pseudomonas serboccidentalis genome:
GATCACTTGCAGCAACGGGCCGAACAGTTCTTCGTCCGGACGCTCGGCCACGGCGGTCACATCGAGAATGCCCGGCGTCAGCAAGGCCGACTGTGCCTGTGGCTGAGTCATTGCCAGCAGCGACACCGCGCCATTGGCCAGCAGATGTTGCTGGGCATCCATCAGCGCTTTGGCCGCGCCAAGGGAAATCACCGAGCCCATGAACGGCGCCGGTTGTTGGTCGAACGCACCGACTTCAATGGTCGAGCTGACTTCAACCAGACGCTTGAGCAGGCTGTCGCCCCACGCACCTTGCGGCACCAGCAGGCGGCGTGCGCAGGTGCAGCGCTGGCCGGCGGAAATGAACGCTGACTGAATGATCGTGTACACCGCTGCGTCCAGATCAGCGACCTGATCGACCACCAGCGGGTTATTGCCGCCCATTTCCAGCGCGAGGATCTTGTCCGGACGCCCGGCGAACTGCTGATGCAGATGGTTGCCAGTGCGGCTGGAACCGGTGAAGAACAGGCCGTCGATGCCCGGGTTCGCCGCCAGCGCGATGCCGGTTTCGCGAGCGCCTTGCAACAGGTTCAACACGCCGGCCGGCAGACCGGCTTCGATCCAGCACTTGACCGTCAGCTCGGCGACTTTCGGGGTCAGTTCGCTCGGTTTGAACAGCACGCTGTTACCGGCCAGCAGCGCCGGAACGATGTGCCCGTTCGGCAGGTGACCGGGGAAGTTGTAAGGGCCGAACACCGCGACCACACCGTGTGGCTTGTGGCGCAGCACGGCGGTGGCGTCGCCCAGCGGGCCGCTCTTCTCGCCGGTACGTTCGCGGTAGCTCTGCACCGAAATCGCAATCTTGTTGACCATGCTGGTGACTTCGGTCGCGGCTTCCCACAGTGGCTTGCCGGTTTCCTCACCGATGGTGCGGGCCAGTTCATCACTGTGGTTTTTCAGGGCGGCAGCAAAGGCTTCGAGCACGCTGATGCGCTCGTCCAGCGTGCGACGCGCCCATGCCGGGAATGCCTGACGCGCAGCCTGCACGGCGGACTCGACCTGAGCGGCGGTAGCGCCCTCCCCCGACCACAGCACTTGCTGGGTCACCGGGTTCAGCGACTGGAAGGCTTCGCCCTGACCGGCCAGCCATTCACCTGCGATGTATAGCGAATTCATTATTTCGACTCCCGAGCAGCAGACAACGCTACGGCGCGCACTTGATCGCCAGCGTTGAGTTGAAGACGTTTGGCGGTCAGCGGATCGACCACCAGCGTGCCGGCGGCCAGACGGGCCGGGGCAGCCGTGATGCGGCAATCTTCGCGCTTGCGGTTATGGATGATGAACGGCGTGGCGTCGTCGCCCGGCGTACCGATCGCCAGCACCAGCGCTTCGCTGTCGCGCACTGCGCGGATCTTGCTGGTCTCGCACTCGATGGCCGGGCCGGCATCGAAGATGTCGACGTAGCCCTGATAGCTGAAACCTTCGCTCTTGAGCATCGCCAGCGCCGGCTCGGTGTCCGGGTGCACCTGGCCGATGACATTGCGCGCATCCGGCGAGAGGAAGCAGGTGTACAGCGGGAATTTCGGCATCAGTTCGGCGATGAACGCCTTGTTGCCCACGCCAGTCAGGTAGTCGGCCTGGCTGAACTCCATCTTGAAGAAGTGCCGACCGAGGCTTTCCCAGAATGGCGAACGCCCGGCTTCGTCGGACACGCCACGCATCTCGGCAATAATTTTGTTGCCGAACAGTTCAGGGAACTCGGCGATGAACAGCATGCGCGCCTTGGACAGCATGCGACCGTTGAGACCGGTGCGGTAATCGGCGTGCAGGAACAGCGAGCACAGCTCGGAGTTGCCGGTCAGGTCATTGGCGAGGAACAGCGTCGGGATCTCGCGATAGATGTTCAGCTCCTGCGAGGCGCTGACGGTCAGGCCGACGCGGAAGTTGTACCAGGGCTCGCGCAGACCGACCGCGCCGGCGATGGCGGAAATCCCCACCACGCGGCCGTTGTCGTCTTCAAGCACGAACAGGTAGTCCGCATCGCCACGGCCGGCTTCGCCGCGAAAGGTCTTCTCGGCCCAGCCGACCCGATGGGTCAGGCGCTCTTCGTTGGCCGGCAAAGTCGTCAGGCCGGTGCCGGTGCTGCGGGCCAGGTCGATCAGCGCGGATAAATCGCTGCTGCGTACGGGACGAACAATCATGCTATCTCCTCAAACGGGCCGCCTTCGCCACCCGTGAAACTCGCTAAGGCGTTAAACCGCCACCAGGCGCACGCTGGCACCTTCACCGACGCCCAAGGCTTCGGCTGCTTCCAGATCCAGGGTCACCGGTTTGCCCGGCGCGTAATCCAGCTCCAGCAGCACCGCGCGGTAATCCTGCAACTGCGCGTTGGCCACCAGGTACTGGCGCCCGACACCTTTGACCGGCTCGCCGATCTTCACCGGCACCACACGGCTCTGGGCGATCGAACGGATCCCCGAAACACGCGCATGCAGGGTCGGGCCACCGTCGAAAATGTCGATGTAGTGATCGGTCTCGAAGCCTTCGCGCATCAGGATGTCGAAGGTGATCTGCGCACGCGGGTGCACCTGGCCCATCGCTTCTTGAGCGGAATCCGGCAGCAGCGGCACGTAGATCGGGTAATGCGGCATCAGCTCGGCGAGGAACGTACGGCTCTTCAGGCCACACAGACGCTCGGCCTCGGCGTAATTGAGGTCGAAGAAGTTGCGACCGATCGCATCCCAGAACGGCGAATCACCGTTCTCGTCGCTGTAGCCGACGATCTCGGTCACTACCGAATCAGCGAAACGCTCCGGGTGGCTGGCGACGAACAGCAAGCGGCCACGGGAGTTGAGTTCAGCCCACGGCGACCCCACCAGCTCGCGCTGCACGTAGAAACTGGTCAGCAAGCTGTTGCCGGTCAGGTCGTGGCATTGCGAAAGCACGTGGATCTTGTTGTGGATCTTCAGCTCGCGGGAAGCGTGCACGAAAGTCTCGTTGCGAAAGCTGTAGAACGGCTCCGAATAACCGGCCGAGGCGACGATGGCCGAGCAGCCCACCAGTTTGCCGGTAGCGGTGTCTTCAAGGACGAAGAAGTAGCTCTCCTCGCCATTGAAGCTCACTTCGGCGGCAAACGAGGCTTCGCTTGCGGCGATCTTGTCGCTCAGACGTTCCACGTCATCCGGCAAGGAAGTGACACCAATCGGACTGTCCGCAGCCAGACGCTGTACCTCGCCCAGATCAGCCATTTGCGCAGGGCGCATCACCAGCATGGTGTCACTCCTTTTCTCTTATCAATTCACAGAAAAAACACCGGACCTTGTAGGAGTGAGCCTGCTCGCGATTGCGGTCTGTCAGAAACCAATGAGTCGACTGACATACCGCAATCGCGAGCAGGCTCACTCCTACATTTGATCGGGTCCGGCATTGAAATTTTGATCGACGCCCGAAATCCTCAGGCGTCGAAGGGTCTATCAGGCTTGCGTCAGTGTTGCTGCAGCGCGTTCGAAGCGGTCCAGGCCAGCGTCGATATCGGCATCTTCCACCACCAGGCTCGGGGCGAAACGGATCACGTCCGGGCCAGCCTGCAGAATCATCAGGCCTTCTTTTTCAGCGGCGTTGAAGATGTCCTTGGCCTTGCCTTTCCAGGCATCGCTCAGCACACAACCGATCAACAGACCGAGGCCACGCACCTGAGTGAACAGGCCGTACTTCTCGCCGATCTGCTCCAGACGGGTCTTGAACTTGTCGTGCTTGGCATTGACGCCGCTCAGCACCTCAGGGGTGTTGATCACGTCGATCACTGCTTCAGCCACCGCGCACGCCAGCGGGTTGCCGCCGTAAGTGGTGCCGTGGGTGCCGACGACCAGATGTTTGGCCAGCGCTTCGGTGGTCAGCATCGCCGCGATCGGGAAACCACCGCCCAGGCTCTTGGCGCTGGTCAGGATGTCCGGCGTCACGCCGTAATGCTGGTAGGCGAACAGGTGGCCGGTACGGCCCATGCCGGTTTGCACTTCGTCGAACACCAGCAGCGCGTTGTGCGCGTCGCACAGTTCACGGGCGCCTTGCAGGTAAGCCAGTTCGGCCGGCAGCACACCGCCCTCGCCCTGGATCGGCTCCAGCACGACCGCGCAGGTCTTGTCGGAAACGGCAGCTTTCAGCGCCGCCAGGTCGTTATAAGGCACGTGGGTGATGCCGGTGATTTTCGGACCGAAACCGTCGGAGTACTTCGACTGGCCACCGACGTTGACGGTGAACAGGGTGCGGCCGTGGAAGCTGTTGAGAGCGGCGATGATTTCGTACTTCTCGCTGCCGAAACGGTCGAACGCCACGCGACGGGCCAGCTTGAACGCGGCCTCGTTGGCTTCGGCGCCGGAGTTGCAGAAGAACACGCGCTCGGCAAAGGTCGCGTCGATCAGCTTGTGCGCCAGACGCAGGGCCGGCTCGTTGGTGAACACGTTGGACACGTGCCACAGCTTGTTCGCCTGTTCGGTCAGCGCACCGACCAGCGCCGGATGCGCGTGGCCCAATACGTTAACGGCAATCCCGCCGGCGAAGTCGATCAGCTCGCGGCCGCTCTGGTCCCAGACGCGGGAACCGGCGCCACGCACCGGAATGAAAGCGGCAGGCGCGTAGTTGGGAACCATTACCTGGTCGAAATCGGCGCGTTCTACCGCAGCGTGCTCAACGGACATCGGAGTCTCCTGAAGAGGAACACCCGCCTGAAACTGGCGAGCGATGGGGGGATTGTAAGGACAGTTTTCAGCCCGGCCTTGTCGCCAAGCGACAACTTCTTATAGCGCAAACCCCGGATTTTCCCGGGTTTACGGCAATGCGACATATAGCGTCGCAAAGGCGCAGTTTAACTGGCGGCAAGGGATTGCGGCAGACCTGCTTCTTTGTAACTCAAGACGATTTATCAGGTGCGGTATATATGTACCGCACGCGGTCGACTTTCTCGGGTTCTCCTAGGAGACTTTCAAATTCGACGGCAGCTTGCGAATGAACACCGAAGCAATCGACTCCGACACTTTCCACGTCATAAAACCGGACACTCACTACCAGCCGCTGATCAATGCCATTCCGCTCTGGGTGCGCCAGGCCGCGCCCCACAGACGCTCGGCACTGCGCAACAGCACAGCGCTGCTGCCGACATCGCTCAAAGGCGCCACGGCGGATCAGCACGCCGAGATGAAATCGCTCATCGCCCGACACGCCGCCAGCCAGAACCGGCTGGACGAGGCGCTGAGCCGCCTGCAGAACCCTGGCGATTTCGCCGCGCCCTTGCTTGAAACCGCGATCCAGAAGCGCTTCGGGCTGACGCTCGATGTTCGCAATACCTGGCTGCGCCTCTACATTCCGGATCACCTGCCCTGGCTACGCATGAAATCGGGGGCCGCGCGCACCTGGACCGTGTCGTTGCTGGAGGGTGCACTGCACAACTTCGAAGTCTCCGAAACCGGACCGCAGGCCTTTGAACCCGCTTCAAGCTACATCTCGGCGCCAGGTCCAAACGAACAGTTCAGCACGCTGACGCACATTGCGGACAAGATGCCGATCACGGCGTTTACCCAACTGTGCCGCGAGCTGGACATCGGCCGGCAATACCGCGAGTACCTGGAAGACAATCTGGGCATCAGCAATCCGGTAGCGGCCGCGCTCCTCCGATCAAAAGCCCACGAGAGTCAGCGGGCTGCACTGACTACCGCCCTGCACATGGCGCAGATGCAAAAACTGCTGAGTGTCGACAGTCATCGGCAGATTCTCGACCTGCTCGACGCTAGAGCCGCCCCCGACCTGCACGGCCACGATCTGACCCTGCTGAATGCCCGTCTCACCGGCATCCTGTTGTTCGCCCCGGACCTGGAGCGCACAAGGGACGTGCAAAAAGTCGTGGTCTACCTGCCCGATGACCCGGCACACCCGATCAAGGAATATGCCTCGTCCGCCGCATTCGCCGAGGAGCTGACCCGCCGTTTGCGCGAGCCGGACTACCAGACGTTCTTCAGTCGTTTTATTGACCATGCCGACCGCGGGCAGTTTTTTGCGCAGTTGAACAACCAGCTCGCACCGCTGACCTGGCATCCCACACAGCGGGGGGACTCGCGTCCGTCCTGGCGGGAACAGCCCAATCCGCGCCCGTCGCTGCGAATCAACGCCACCGTTATTCAGGGCAACCTGCAGACGCATCTCTATCAACGCAAACTCGACAAGATACTTAACGATGCGCGGGTTCTCGCGGTCGCTACCGCAACCGTCGATCAGCAAGCACGCTGGGCGCTGTGGGACTCCTTCACTGAAATAGCCTCGACATTGCTGAACATCGCCGCGTTCATTGCGCTGCCCTTCGTACCGTTTCTGGGTGAGCTGATGCTGGCGTACACCGCCTACCAACTGCTCGACGACACCTTCGAAGGCGTCATCGACTGGGCCGAAGGCCAGGGCCGGGAAGCCATCGGACATTTCATCGGGGTGGTTGAATCGGCAGTACAACTGGGCACCTTCGCAGTGGGCGGAACCCTTGTTGTCGGCGAGCTCAGCGCACGCCTGCCAAACGCCAGCCGCCGCTTCTTCGAACGCTTCAATCCCGTGAAGCGCC
Coding sequences within it:
- a CDS encoding aspartate aminotransferase family protein yields the protein MSVEHAAVERADFDQVMVPNYAPAAFIPVRGAGSRVWDQSGRELIDFAGGIAVNVLGHAHPALVGALTEQANKLWHVSNVFTNEPALRLAHKLIDATFAERVFFCNSGAEANEAAFKLARRVAFDRFGSEKYEIIAALNSFHGRTLFTVNVGGQSKYSDGFGPKITGITHVPYNDLAALKAAVSDKTCAVVLEPIQGEGGVLPAELAYLQGARELCDAHNALLVFDEVQTGMGRTGHLFAYQHYGVTPDILTSAKSLGGGFPIAAMLTTEALAKHLVVGTHGTTYGGNPLACAVAEAVIDVINTPEVLSGVNAKHDKFKTRLEQIGEKYGLFTQVRGLGLLIGCVLSDAWKGKAKDIFNAAEKEGLMILQAGPDVIRFAPSLVVEDADIDAGLDRFERAAATLTQA
- the aruF gene encoding arginine/ornithine succinyltransferase subunit alpha — encoded protein: MLVMRPAQMADLGEVQRLAADSPIGVTSLPDDVERLSDKIAASEASFAAEVSFNGEESYFFVLEDTATGKLVGCSAIVASAGYSEPFYSFRNETFVHASRELKIHNKIHVLSQCHDLTGNSLLTSFYVQRELVGSPWAELNSRGRLLFVASHPERFADSVVTEIVGYSDENGDSPFWDAIGRNFFDLNYAEAERLCGLKSRTFLAELMPHYPIYVPLLPDSAQEAMGQVHPRAQITFDILMREGFETDHYIDIFDGGPTLHARVSGIRSIAQSRVVPVKIGEPVKGVGRQYLVANAQLQDYRAVLLELDYAPGKPVTLDLEAAEALGVGEGASVRLVAV
- the astA gene encoding arginine N-succinyltransferase → MIVRPVRSSDLSALIDLARSTGTGLTTLPANEERLTHRVGWAEKTFRGEAGRGDADYLFVLEDDNGRVVGISAIAGAVGLREPWYNFRVGLTVSASQELNIYREIPTLFLANDLTGNSELCSLFLHADYRTGLNGRMLSKARMLFIAEFPELFGNKIIAEMRGVSDEAGRSPFWESLGRHFFKMEFSQADYLTGVGNKAFIAELMPKFPLYTCFLSPDARNVIGQVHPDTEPALAMLKSEGFSYQGYVDIFDAGPAIECETSKIRAVRDSEALVLAIGTPGDDATPFIIHNRKREDCRITAAPARLAAGTLVVDPLTAKRLQLNAGDQVRAVALSAARESK
- the astD gene encoding succinylglutamate-semialdehyde dehydrogenase, which gives rise to MMNSLYIAGEWLAGQGEAFQSLNPVTQQVLWSGEGATAAQVESAVQAARQAFPAWARRTLDERISVLEAFAAALKNHSDELARTIGEETGKPLWEAATEVTSMVNKIAISVQSYRERTGEKSGPLGDATAVLRHKPHGVVAVFGPYNFPGHLPNGHIVPALLAGNSVLFKPSELTPKVAELTVKCWIEAGLPAGVLNLLQGARETGIALAANPGIDGLFFTGSSRTGNHLHQQFAGRPDKILALEMGGNNPLVVDQVADLDAAVYTIIQSAFISAGQRCTCARRLLVPQGAWGDSLLKRLVEVSSTIEVGAFDQQPAPFMGSVISLGAAKALMDAQQHLLANGAVSLLAMTQPQAQSALLTPGILDVTAVAERPDEELFGPLLQVIRYADFAGAISEANDTAYGLAAGLLSDSEARYQQFWLESRAGIVNWNKQLTGAASSAPFGGVGASGNHRASAYYAADYCAYPVASLETPSLVLPAALTPGVKMA